In the Nicotiana tabacum cultivar K326 chromosome 16, ASM71507v2, whole genome shotgun sequence genome, one interval contains:
- the LOC107778656 gene encoding uncharacterized protein LOC107778656: MDFSDNNMWRDLLLQAVLILATVFMFLFMYNIPQKFFSKLRLRNRADMQAKRHFVQGAQLLSQAKSTFAKDRSAAASLAKSAEAEADLAIALDPRDAAAHILKALALVLQGFKTSALDSIDIALSPLAVKSLSEPEKADALFKRAELRLAVSRRGQVDSVVEDLTESVRLKGDNVKAFYLLGDCYEKKGLKEEAQEVYEKALKIQPNFAPAREALDRLNSES, encoded by the coding sequence ATGGATTTCTCCGACAACAACATGTGGCGTGATCTTCTACTTCAAGCAGTCCTAATTCTAGCTACAGTTTTCATGTTCCTTTTCATGTACAATATTCCCCAGAAATTCTTCTCGAAGCTTCGTCTACGAAACCGAGCCGATATGCAAGCGAAGCGCCATTTCGTCCAAGGAGCTCAGCTTCTTTCCCAAGCCAAATCAACATTCGCCAAGGATCGATCCGCCGCCGCTTCTTTAGCCAAATCTGCTGAAGCCGAAGCTGACTTAGCCATCGCTTTAGACCCGAGAGATGCCGCGGCTCACATACTCAAGGCTTTAGCTCTCGTTTTACAAGGTTTTAAGACGTCAGCTCTTGATTCGATTGATATCGCGCTTTCGCCGCTCGCCGTGAAGTCGCTGTCGGAGCCGGAGAAAGCGGATGCTTTGTTTAAGCGAGCTGAGTTGAGACTTGCGGTGAGTCGACGCGGACAAGTTGACTCGGTCGTTGAAGATTTGACTGAGTCAGTTCGGTTGAAGGGCGATAATGTTAAGGCTTTTTATTTGTTGGGCGATTGTTATGAGAAAAAGGGCTTAAAGGAGGAGGCCCAAGAGGTTTATGAAAAAGCCCTAAAAATTCAGCCCAATTTTGCTCCTGCTCGAGAGGCACTTGACCGATTGAATTCCGAGTCTTGA